The DNA region ATTGTATCTCTTGCGGTGCTTGTGAGGATTTGTGTCCCGTGGGGGCCATCAGCGAGGGAAGTGACCAATACGTGATCGACGCGGGCAAATGCACCGACTGCGGAGATTGCGCTGAGAGCTGTCCCGTCGATGCAATCAAAGGAGAGAAGAAATAGGCGACAGCGAATAAAAACGGCGATCGAGGGGAAACTTTGCCGGCACAGCGCTGTGTTTCGGAACGGGTTTCCCCTTTTTTTTGGCGAAGCGGGGGGTGTAGGGAGACATCCATGGCGCATTTTATCACTTTTGAAGGCGGGGAAGGTTCGGGTAAGACAACTCAGGTCAGGCAGGCGGGCGAGTTTCTGCGGCAACGGGGCATTCCCTTCCTGCTTACGGAAGAACCCGGCGGTACCTCCCTGGGTTTGAAAATAAGAGAACTGTTGCTTCAGCGTCATGCCATCTCTATTTCCGCCCTGGCGGAATTGCTTTTGTTCGAGGCATCCCGTTGTCAGCATGTGGAAACCGTAATCCGCCCGGCCCTGCGGGCGGGAAAGGTCGTTTTATGTGACCGGTATACGGATGCAACGATTGCCTACCAGGGATTCGGCCGGAGCCTCTGTCCCGATCGGATCCGTTTTCTCAATGACCTTGCTACGGATTCGCTCAAGCCTGACTGGACCTTTCTTTTAGACGTCCCCGCCGAAACCGGACTGGCGCGGGCGATACAGAGAATGAATCTTGAGGAGCACCTCCCCAAAGAAGATCGTTTCGAACAGGAGACCCTCGCCTTCCATCAGAGGGTCCGCGACGGCTACCGCACGCTGGCCCAAGCGGAACCCAAACGTTTTATCGTTCTGGATGGAACGAAGCCTGTTGACGAACTCCATCAGGAAATTTGTTCCCGGATTGAAGTGTGGGCTGGAGAGAAACCTGATGTCATTTAAAAACATCCACGGACATGAGCGACAGGTCCGTTTCCTGTTGATGACTCTGGAACGGAAACGTATGCCTCATGCCTACCTCTTTTCCGGCATGACCGGTGTGGGGAAGCGCTCCGTCGCCTTAGAACTGGCCAAAGTAATCAACTGCGCGGACAAAGCGAGTCCGGCAGATGCCTGCGACCGCTGTCCTTCCTGCCTGAAGATGACTCAGGGGAATCACCCCGATTTCGTCAGCATTGAACCCGAAGGGCAGTTCGTTCGCATCGAATCCATTCGGAGCATGCAAAATCAGATGCAGTTCGCCCCCCTGGAGGGGCCATACCGCATCGTTGTCGTCAACGATGCGGACAAAATGCACATCACGTCTGCCAACGCCCTCTTGAAAACCCTGGAGGAACCGCCACCGAGGAACCTTCTGGTCCTGATCACGGCAAATCCAAACGGCCTTCCTCGCACCATCCTTTCCCGCTGTCAGCGGATTCATTTTCCCCCCCTTGGCCGCGAAGTCATAGCGTCTCACTTCGTGAAACAACATGGCTCGACCGATGCGGACGCATCCATGATCGCCGGGACTTCCGGCGGCAACCTGGCCAGGGCGATCGAAATGGTTCAGGAGGATTTCAAATCCCTCCGAGATCGCACCATGGAGGATCTCACAGCAATCCATGACAAAAACATGATGAAAATGCTAACCTTTACCAATAATTTCGGAAAGGA from Deltaproteobacteria bacterium includes:
- a CDS encoding 4Fe-4S binding protein — protein: CISCGACEDLCPVGAISEGSDQYVIDAGKCTDCGDCAESCPVDAIKGEKK
- a CDS encoding dTMP kinase produces the protein MAHFITFEGGEGSGKTTQVRQAGEFLRQRGIPFLLTEEPGGTSLGLKIRELLLQRHAISISALAELLLFEASRCQHVETVIRPALRAGKVVLCDRYTDATIAYQGFGRSLCPDRIRFLNDLATDSLKPDWTFLLDVPAETGLARAIQRMNLEEHLPKEDRFEQETLAFHQRVRDGYRTLAQAEPKRFIVLDGTKPVDELHQEICSRIEVWAGEKPDVI
- the holB gene encoding DNA polymerase III subunit delta' — its product is MSFKNIHGHERQVRFLLMTLERKRMPHAYLFSGMTGVGKRSVALELAKVINCADKASPADACDRCPSCLKMTQGNHPDFVSIEPEGQFVRIESIRSMQNQMQFAPLEGPYRIVVVNDADKMHITSANALLKTLEEPPPRNLLVLITANPNGLPRTILSRCQRIHFPPLGREVIASHFVKQHGSTDADASMIAGTSGGNLARAIEMVQEDFKSLRDRTMEDLTAIHDKNMMKMLTFTNNFGKDRTDIVRKLDIIQSCYRDALVYRETGKERSLLNRDRMDIIEPLSRRFDGKRLLEHLRTVGQALQAIDRNANKALTLEAMMFKLVHQ